A genomic window from Chlorobium phaeobacteroides DSM 266 includes:
- a CDS encoding transporter gives MLKKSIFLVTALLFGEPAFAAHPLITDDAGTQGKGHVQLEINSEFSRNRETEKGTGIRETGSEITAALSYGLSETIDLVVGLPFVWYKIEENGITVADESGIGDISLEMKWRMYESKDGNFSLALKPGLSLPSGNENKGLGSGKVSGGVVLIATKEGQLGAIHGNIGFTHNEYKLEEESDNTRKDIWHASLAAEINLAENLRGVANIGIETSDEPHAENHPAFLLGGLIYSLSDDLDLDLGIKTGLNDAETDTTLLAGIAARF, from the coding sequence ATGCTGAAAAAATCCATCTTTCTTGTAACCGCGCTGCTTTTTGGAGAACCGGCATTTGCTGCTCATCCGCTCATTACCGATGACGCCGGCACACAGGGTAAAGGGCACGTTCAACTTGAAATAAACAGCGAATTTTCCCGGAACAGGGAAACCGAAAAAGGAACCGGCATCAGGGAAACCGGAAGTGAAATCACTGCGGCACTTTCATACGGCCTCAGCGAAACAATTGACCTGGTTGTCGGATTACCCTTTGTCTGGTACAAGATTGAAGAAAACGGCATAACCGTTGCAGATGAATCCGGTATAGGCGACATCTCCCTTGAGATGAAATGGCGCATGTACGAAAGCAAGGACGGAAATTTCAGCCTTGCGCTCAAGCCAGGCCTTTCTCTTCCTTCAGGAAACGAGAACAAAGGGCTCGGCAGCGGCAAGGTTTCAGGAGGGGTTGTGCTGATTGCTACAAAGGAGGGGCAGCTTGGTGCGATTCACGGCAATATCGGCTTTACGCATAATGAATATAAACTCGAAGAGGAGAGCGACAATACACGAAAGGATATATGGCATGCCTCACTTGCCGCTGAAATCAATCTCGCTGAAAACCTGAGAGGAGTAGCAAATATAGGGATTGAAACCAGTGACGAGCCCCATGCCGAAAATCACCCGGCATTTCTGCTTGGCGGATTGATCTACTCGCTCTCTGACGATCTCGACCTTGACCTCGGCATAAAAACCGGCCTGAATGATGCTGAAACGGATACAACACTGCTTGCCGGGATTGCTGCACGATTCTGA
- the nikR gene encoding nickel-responsive transcriptional regulator NikR, whose product MSEIYRFGVSLDKSLIEAFDRHIQSRHYHNRSEALRDLIREELVRKKWTEGGTVAGAVIMTYDHHKRELVNRLLDIQHDFQKTIIASSHVHLDHDHCLEVIAVKGNAADVEQLSLKLKSLVGVKHLSLSISSAE is encoded by the coding sequence ATGAGTGAGATATACCGTTTCGGCGTATCCCTCGACAAGTCCCTGATCGAAGCATTTGACAGGCATATCCAGTCAAGGCACTATCATAACAGATCCGAAGCGCTGCGCGACCTGATCAGGGAAGAACTTGTCAGAAAAAAATGGACGGAAGGCGGAACCGTTGCAGGAGCAGTCATCATGACCTATGACCATCACAAGCGTGAGCTGGTCAACAGACTGCTTGACATTCAGCATGACTTTCAGAAAACCATCATTGCGTCATCACATGTTCACCTCGACCATGACCACTGCCTTGAAGTCATTGCCGTCAAAGGTAACGCTGCCGATGTTGAACAGCTTTCGCTGAAACTGAAATCGCTTGTAGGAGTTAAACATCTGAGCCTCAGCATCTCTTCGGCAGAGTGA
- the gltA gene encoding NADPH-dependent glutamate synthase, whose amino-acid sequence MNEKTISNKERLAIPRQKMPAQDPNERVTNFREVNLGYTPELARMEALRCIQCKDPVCIAGCPVNIKIDQFIKMVADGDFLGAAKKIKEDNVLPAICGRVCPQEDQCEKVCVIGKKHEPVAIGHLERFVADYERQTGHVEIPEVKPPTGKKIAIIGSGPAGLSCANDLVRLGHEIVVFEALHELGGVLMYGIPEFRLPKEIVRQELDGLKQMGVSFQTNVVVGRSVTIDELIEEEGFNAVFIGVGAGLPWFMGIPGENLAGVLSANEFLTRVNLMKAYDFPESDTPVFQCKNRNIAVFGGGNTAMDAVRTAKRLGAEHAYIIYRRSEAEMPARHEEIHHAKEEGVEFLLLMNPIAFIGNDQQQLTGVRCLRMELGEPDDSGRRRPVPIEGSEFLLPLDMAVISIGNGSNPLIKQTTPDIEVSKRDTVVVDINTMATSKNMVYAGGDIVTGGATVILAMGAGRTAAKAIHEKLMGESHGFDEW is encoded by the coding sequence ATGAATGAAAAAACTATCTCAAACAAAGAGCGTCTTGCCATTCCCAGACAAAAAATGCCTGCACAGGACCCGAACGAACGGGTTACCAATTTCAGAGAGGTAAATCTCGGGTATACCCCTGAACTTGCACGGATGGAGGCGTTACGATGTATTCAGTGCAAGGACCCGGTCTGCATTGCGGGGTGCCCGGTCAACATCAAAATCGACCAGTTCATCAAGATGGTAGCCGATGGAGATTTTCTCGGCGCAGCAAAAAAAATAAAAGAGGACAACGTTTTGCCGGCAATCTGCGGAAGAGTCTGCCCGCAGGAAGACCAGTGCGAAAAAGTCTGTGTCATAGGAAAAAAACATGAACCGGTTGCCATCGGTCACCTTGAACGTTTTGTCGCCGACTACGAACGCCAAACCGGCCATGTCGAGATCCCTGAAGTCAAACCGCCAACCGGCAAAAAAATCGCAATTATCGGCAGCGGTCCGGCAGGGCTGAGCTGTGCAAACGATCTGGTACGTCTTGGGCATGAGATAGTCGTATTTGAAGCGCTGCACGAACTTGGCGGCGTGCTCATGTACGGGATTCCCGAGTTTCGTCTTCCCAAAGAGATTGTCCGGCAGGAACTCGATGGCCTGAAACAGATGGGGGTCTCATTCCAGACCAATGTTGTGGTTGGACGATCGGTGACGATCGACGAGCTTATCGAAGAGGAGGGATTCAATGCCGTTTTCATCGGCGTCGGAGCCGGACTGCCCTGGTTTATGGGCATCCCGGGAGAAAACCTTGCAGGAGTACTTTCAGCCAATGAATTCCTCACCAGGGTAAATCTCATGAAAGCTTACGATTTCCCGGAAAGCGACACCCCTGTATTCCAGTGCAAGAACAGAAACATTGCTGTTTTCGGAGGAGGCAACACCGCTATGGATGCTGTCCGTACAGCCAAAAGACTGGGCGCTGAACACGCCTATATCATTTACCGCCGCTCCGAAGCCGAAATGCCTGCCCGCCACGAAGAGATTCACCATGCAAAAGAAGAGGGTGTTGAGTTCCTGCTTCTCATGAACCCCATTGCATTTATCGGTAATGACCAGCAGCAGTTAACCGGCGTACGCTGCCTCCGGATGGAACTTGGCGAACCCGATGATTCGGGAAGAAGACGACCGGTTCCAATCGAGGGATCGGAATTTCTGCTTCCCCTCGATATGGCCGTCATCTCGATCGGCAACGGCTCAAATCCGCTTATCAAGCAGACAACTCCGGATATAGAGGTCAGCAAACGAGATACGGTTGTCGTTGACATCAACACCATGGCCACCTCAAAAAATATGGTTTATGCCGGTGGAGATATCGTTACCGGAGGAGCAACCGTTATTCTTGCCATGGGTGCAGGACGTACAGCGGCAAAAGCAATTCACGAAAAGCTCATGGGCGAATCACATGGTTTTGACGAGTGGTAA
- a CDS encoding sulfide/dihydroorotate dehydrogenase-like FAD/NAD-binding protein, with product MYTIVSAIFLAENIKKIEIEAPRIAKKRKAGQFVMIRVSETGERVPLTIADADPEKGTITLIVQGMGKSTRELNQKKAGDSISDIVGPLGTPSHIENFGTAISIGGGVGTAIAYPTAVALKEAGNYVITINGARSKELVVLEHEMQAVSDEAYITTDDGSYGFHGFVTQKLQELIDSGRRIDYVLAIGPIPMMKAVAEVTRPYNIKTVVSLNPIMIDGTGMCGGCRVTVDNQIKFACVDGPEFDAHLVDFKNLSDRNRVYLPEEKKSEEAFTHKCRIEKQG from the coding sequence ATGTATACAATTGTTTCTGCTATTTTTTTAGCTGAAAATATTAAAAAAATTGAAATTGAGGCCCCCCGTATTGCCAAAAAAAGAAAAGCAGGGCAGTTCGTCATGATCAGGGTCTCTGAAACAGGTGAACGAGTCCCTCTCACCATAGCGGATGCTGATCCGGAAAAGGGCACGATCACCCTCATTGTTCAGGGTATGGGAAAATCGACCAGAGAGCTCAACCAGAAAAAGGCCGGCGACAGCATCAGCGACATCGTAGGCCCGCTCGGAACACCCTCCCATATCGAAAATTTCGGCACGGCGATCAGCATTGGCGGAGGTGTCGGCACAGCCATAGCCTACCCAACGGCTGTCGCGCTCAAAGAAGCCGGCAATTATGTTATTACCATCAACGGCGCAAGAAGCAAAGAGCTGGTCGTTCTTGAACATGAGATGCAGGCGGTCAGTGATGAAGCCTATATCACAACTGACGACGGATCATACGGCTTTCATGGTTTTGTAACCCAGAAGTTGCAGGAGCTGATCGATTCCGGAAGAAGAATCGACTATGTCCTTGCCATAGGGCCGATTCCAATGATGAAAGCTGTTGCTGAAGTGACCCGTCCCTACAACATAAAAACGGTTGTCAGCCTTAATCCCATCATGATCGACGGCACGGGCATGTGCGGAGGCTGTCGGGTAACGGTTGACAATCAGATCAAATTCGCCTGCGTTGACGGACCTGAATTCGATGCCCATCTTGTTGACTTCAAAAACCTTTCCGACAGAAACAGGGTCTACCTCCCTGAAGAAAAAAAGTCTGAAGAAGCATTTACCCACAAATGCCGGATTGAAAAACAGGGATAA
- the hisH gene encoding imidazole glycerol phosphate synthase subunit HisH yields the protein MVFIADYGAGNLRSVQKAFDYLGVNSVVSSDPGKLVGCKKVLLPGVGAFGQAIDSLNRSGFTDAVREHVDKGGHLLGICLGMQLLLSESEEMGSHSGMNLVPGKVRHFRSATDKIPQIGWNSIQMQKESLLFRGMPDGSFFYFVHSYYCEPEDNDAVAAVTWFAGNNFCSAIEKNGIFAVQFHPEKSSEAGLQVLKNFAGC from the coding sequence ATGGTTTTTATTGCTGACTATGGGGCAGGAAATCTCCGTTCTGTTCAGAAAGCTTTTGATTATCTCGGAGTAAACTCTGTGGTCAGCAGTGATCCCGGGAAACTTGTCGGGTGTAAAAAAGTACTTTTGCCTGGCGTTGGAGCGTTTGGCCAGGCAATTGATTCATTGAATAGGTCGGGATTTACCGATGCCGTTCGTGAACATGTTGACAAAGGCGGTCACTTGCTCGGTATTTGCCTTGGCATGCAGCTTTTGCTTAGCGAAAGCGAAGAGATGGGTTCTCATTCCGGCATGAATCTTGTACCGGGAAAAGTGAGGCATTTCAGAAGCGCAACCGATAAAATTCCACAGATAGGATGGAATTCCATTCAGATGCAGAAAGAAAGTCTTCTGTTCAGAGGTATGCCGGATGGTTCTTTTTTTTATTTTGTACACTCCTATTATTGTGAACCTGAAGATAATGATGCCGTGGCGGCGGTAACCTGGTTTGCGGGAAATAATTTTTGTTCCGCCATTGAAAAAAATGGTATTTTTGCAGTCCAGTTTCATCCTGAAAAAAGTTCCGAGGCCGGTTTACAGGTGCTGAAGAATTTTGCAGGGTGTTAA
- the hisA gene encoding 1-(5-phosphoribosyl)-5-[(5-phosphoribosylamino)methylideneamino]imidazole-4-carboxamide isomerase, producing MLIIPAIDIKDGRCVRLTRGDFNQQKIYLDNPCDMAIIWRKQNAKMLHVVDLDAALTGEMVNFLKIEQIVRELDIPLQVGGGIRSLDAVKRYLDIGVGRVVIGSAAVTNPGLIEEVLKIYRPSKIVVGIDAENGIPKIKGWTESCGMKDYELGLEMKQMGIERVVYTDISKDGMMQGFGYESTKRFAEMTGMKVTASGGVTSSDDLMKLVGLQQYGVDSVIIGKALYECNFPCQELWYNFEEDICIDHNFSTARKK from the coding sequence ATGCTGATAATTCCTGCTATAGACATTAAGGACGGAAGATGTGTGCGGTTGACTCGTGGTGATTTCAACCAGCAGAAAATCTACCTCGACAATCCCTGCGACATGGCCATCATCTGGAGAAAACAGAATGCCAAGATGCTTCATGTCGTTGATCTGGATGCTGCATTGACCGGCGAAATGGTCAATTTTCTGAAAATAGAGCAAATCGTACGCGAACTGGATATTCCTTTGCAGGTTGGGGGAGGAATCCGTTCTCTCGATGCGGTTAAGCGATATCTTGATATCGGTGTCGGCCGGGTGGTGATAGGGTCGGCAGCGGTGACAAATCCCGGGTTGATTGAAGAAGTGCTGAAAATATATCGGCCCTCGAAAATTGTTGTCGGGATTGACGCGGAGAATGGCATCCCTAAAATCAAGGGGTGGACAGAAAGCTGTGGTATGAAAGATTACGAGCTGGGGCTTGAGATGAAGCAAATGGGTATTGAACGCGTTGTCTATACCGATATTTCAAAAGACGGCATGATGCAGGGGTTTGGTTACGAAAGCACCAAGCGGTTTGCCGAAATGACCGGCATGAAAGTAACTGCTTCCGGTGGCGTTACCAGTTCAGATGACCTCATGAAGCTTGTTGGCTTGCAGCAGTACGGGGTTGATTCCGTTATTATCGGAAAAGCCCTGTACGAGTGTAATTTTCCGTGCCAGGAGCTTTGGTATAATTTTGAAGAGGATATCTGTATTGATCATAACTTTTCCACAGCAAGGAAGAAGTGA
- the scpB gene encoding SMC-Scp complex subunit ScpB encodes MAPEEDIVLKQQVEALVFASEEAVTLSTIRHIIGCSLGLAGLDAIVEQLNSEYASSGRSFRIRKIAGGYRFFSESEFDALLKKLMAPKIRKRVSQSMLEVLAVIAYQQPVTKAEILQVRGVSPDYSLDRLLERGFIEVRGRADSPGKPLQYGTTKEFLDLFSLFSLRDLPKLREIEEIIQENEEQEYLASRGGDKDYNGRND; translated from the coding sequence ATGGCGCCCGAAGAGGATATCGTGCTGAAACAGCAGGTTGAGGCTCTTGTTTTTGCTTCTGAAGAAGCAGTAACCCTCTCGACGATAAGGCATATTATCGGCTGTTCGCTCGGTTTGGCAGGGCTTGATGCTATTGTGGAGCAGCTTAACAGCGAGTACGCATCTTCTGGCAGGAGCTTTCGGATTCGCAAGATAGCCGGAGGCTATCGCTTTTTCAGCGAATCCGAATTCGATGCCCTTCTGAAAAAACTCATGGCACCGAAAATCCGGAAGCGGGTTTCTCAGTCCATGCTTGAAGTGCTGGCGGTTATCGCCTATCAGCAGCCGGTTACAAAAGCAGAGATTCTCCAGGTGCGCGGTGTCAGTCCTGATTATTCCCTCGATCGTCTGCTTGAGAGGGGTTTTATTGAGGTGCGAGGGCGTGCTGATTCCCCCGGAAAACCGCTTCAATACGGGACGACAAAAGAGTTTTTGGATCTGTTCAGTCTTTTTTCACTTCGTGATTTACCAAAACTTCGTGAAATAGAGGAGATTATACAGGAAAATGAGGAGCAGGAGTATCTTGCTTCGAGGGGTGGCGATAAAGATTATAACGGCAGGAACGATTGA
- a CDS encoding pseudouridine synthase: MKETEDEGGIRINRYLAMCGIASRRAADKLVADGRVTVNGKIADEPGLRILPFKDEVIVDGRKFVVPEAKKVYILLNKPRNVITTSHDEKDRETILDLVSVEERVYPVGRLDRKTTGVILLTNDGILAHRLMHPSSNVKKEYVAELDKRFPQGLLSQLVGGMKLKDTGEKVSPCQAKLLDDGMRIWISIHEGKNHQVRRMLETLGFDVTKLERVAYAGLKAGDLRRGAWRHLSKNEVRELYRL, encoded by the coding sequence ATGAAAGAAACGGAAGATGAGGGCGGGATACGAATCAACAGGTATCTTGCCATGTGCGGTATAGCTTCAAGACGGGCGGCCGACAAGCTTGTTGCTGATGGTCGTGTGACGGTTAACGGCAAAATTGCAGATGAACCGGGATTAAGGATTCTGCCGTTCAAGGACGAGGTTATTGTCGACGGGCGAAAATTTGTCGTGCCGGAAGCAAAAAAGGTCTATATCCTGCTCAATAAACCGAGAAATGTTATTACCACCAGTCATGACGAGAAAGATCGTGAAACGATTCTTGATCTTGTATCCGTCGAGGAGCGGGTCTATCCGGTAGGTCGGCTTGACAGGAAAACCACCGGCGTTATTCTTTTGACCAATGACGGAATTCTTGCTCATCGCCTGATGCACCCGTCATCCAATGTTAAAAAAGAGTATGTTGCCGAGCTGGACAAACGCTTCCCCCAGGGGCTTCTTTCGCAGCTTGTCGGAGGGATGAAGCTGAAGGATACCGGTGAAAAGGTGAGTCCCTGTCAGGCAAAACTCCTTGACGATGGCATGAGGATCTGGATCAGCATTCATGAAGGAAAAAATCACCAGGTGAGAAGAATGCTTGAAACGCTTGGTTTCGATGTAACAAAACTTGAACGGGTCGCCTACGCTGGTCTGAAAGCCGGAGACCTCCGGCGTGGAGCCTGGCGCCACCTGAGCAAGAACGAAGTTCGGGAGTTGTATCGATTGTAG